The Epinephelus lanceolatus isolate andai-2023 chromosome 17, ASM4190304v1, whole genome shotgun sequence region cttcCTCACTACGTCTCTGAGGGAAACATTGTGTATTCTACTGTTGTACATTTATCAGGAACCTGTAGTCACATTGTAGATGAGGATTTTAGTAATAATGAGCATATAAAATATAGGCTAACACTTTGAAatgcagtgatttaaactgatttaaacagtataaaaaaggaatacattatttatttataattagcTCCACTGCAGTTAGCTTTaatattaaaatgcatttaacatattacttttttttttttactttgtatgTAAAAAGATGCcagagtgcaaaaaaaaagaaaaaaaaaaaaaggaacattaaAATTCCCCTCTGGACTCTACAATTTGAGTATCATTGACTTATAGGCCAGTAAATATCTTGATTTCACCAATATATTCTGACCATGCTGCAACAATTGAGGGTCGAGCtctatgttttattattaagcAAAAATATGACCAAAACTTTTTCCACTCTGAAGCAAAGGATTGTCCACAGTGTTAGAACTTTAATGTTTGGCTTCAGATAAAGCACTAAATAAACATGTCTGTTGAAAAAGTGTGTGAGGCTAAATGTTACTCAGCACTGCTGGCTGCTGTGGTGCTCTGTCgtattttcttttactttaacTCAATATTGTCAAGTATAAAGTACAATGCTTAAAGTTGACTTCAGTGCCTTGCCCGGTggcacagcagcagctcatACTGATTCATACATTTTCCCACACAGGGTTTTTCTAACAAAATGTCTTTgtacatcaacaacaacaacagggggcacacacacacacgcagcgtGTGAAAGAATGTCTGGGAACTGAATGTCATTATGTAACGCTTATTCATTTGCTAATTTTACACAACAATGCAACAATACACACTCTCATTAAGaatgcagagagagagcaagacatcctctctctctctctctcacacacacacacacacacacacacatacacacacacagagtttgtttTTATGAGTTACTTTTGTTCTGAGGCTGCAGATATTTTCAACATTCaataactttaatttatttaaattgtcCTGCAGTGATTCTGTGAGACTTATAAGAAACAAATTAAAGAGAAGAATAGCCCCAAAAAGAGTCTAGTTTTAGCTTTATAACTTTTGTTTAACCCTTTAGTTTATTTCCACTACTTTTATAAAATGTGTCAACAAAATCTTAACTTTTAACAAATAAGTGCGCAGCTTAAGGTGTTTCACAGTGGAGGCCAAAACTTTCAGAAACAGTGGAATGGTCCTTTAAAGTGCTGAAAGCTAGGCTAGCTTTAGCACTTTTAGCTCAAGTCATTtgtcagaaacaaaacaaaaaacaacaaagagcaGCATCctgacaggacacacacacacacacacacatacacacatgcacagacgcacacacatgcacgcacacagtGAGAGATCCGCAGAGCTCAGGCTGCCTGCAGCTTTACACACCAGcagcagtttcacagcagcaggAAGATAGATGGATGTGAcacgcacgtgcagcgtcaccGTGCACGCGGGTGGCaacacgcacacgcacatacacacatgcacgcacgcggACAGTAAATGCGCAGCAGGTGCAGTTTAAAGAGAGAAGCATCAGATAAACAGCAGCTCTGTTTGTTTGGTCTCATTAAAGCTGCGTCACCTTCAGTGAACAGCTGCTTACCTTCAGACTCTGAGGACCGACTGATGGAGCCACCAAGCCACTGTCGACACACACAGCACTTCCGCTGGgactttcagaataaaagcacaggAAACTCTTGGgtccagagagagagacagaggcccTTTTTACACATAGATGGTGCTATAGGGCCACTAAAAAGTCCTGTCCTCATaccgcctttgcatttttacacagaggcAAACGACGGCAACATCACTCTGCTCCAGTGTGTAATTTTAAACTGCTTTGTGGCATCACGGTAGTGTAGGCTTCTAATGTGacatacactgatcagccaaaacattcaaaccactgacaggtgaagtgaataactttgattctCAAACACCgttgggacctgggaaatttagaagccaggtcgacaccttgaactttttgtcacgctccacaggccatttctaaacaccagatctcatcctctgctcagagggtaaggagctcctgaatCTAAGTGTTTTCTCAATTTGCAGATATTTtaggctgctgttcttcttctttgagttagcttctaactgaactgctatcagctactttttaaatctcccgcagTGGGCCGTCATTCACATAACatatcatcaaaacatcacaacTAGGGCGCCAATGATCACATCTATCATGGGCACCCATTTATACGGACATTGTTTCAGTGCTGTTACTATTTACTTTCCTGGCTCAAAGGCAAAACAACTCTGTCAACCTATTAGTGATTGTACCTTATACAGAATAGTGAGGTGGCATAACGGCACaatattcctgccttgaacaggcggtgtaaaaagggctagagagacagaaagtgaggtctacatacagtacatttactcaatgactgtacttaaataaaaaaattatagGTGCTTGTACTTTTATGTCATTACATTTTATGCAACTTCATGCTGAAAAGTGAAAGAAGttttcagatcctttactgaagCAAAGTATTTTTACCACATTGTGAAAATACAAGTAGaagaggactataagtacctgggggtacacattgacaataaactggactgggctaagaacactaacgctctctacaggaagggccagagccgtctctattttctgagacgactgaggtccttcaacatctgccggactatgctcaggattttctatgagtctgtggtggccagtgctatcctctatgctgttgtgtgctggggcagcaagctgagggtggcggacgccagcagactcaacaaactgatctgCAAGgtcagtgacgttgtgggaacggagtgtgactctctgatggtggtgtcagagaggaggatgctgtctaagctatgaactatcttggacaatgtctcacacccactccaccatgtgctggtcaggcacaagagtgctttcagtgggagactcataccaccaagatgtaccactgagcgccacaggaaatcattcctgcctgtggccatcaaactgtacaactcctccctctgagtggcccagagactttttcacacacactgcaataatccaatgtaacttgtgcaataaccccatttcaccctgactgtatatattctgtttgtgtaaataatcttgttcaacttacaatatatatgtatatatatatatatttatttacgtttatgtttgttaataattcctgtttatttaactatatatttgtaaatactactgtttaaatttcttatattttcacgtatctttcctctcttgcaaggagcacctgtaacataaataatttcccctcggggatcaataaagtatttctgattgtgattctgattctgagaagtcctgcattcaaaaccttacataaaggtccagtgtggaagATTTAGGTGGATTCAGtcacatctagtggtgaggattgcagattgcaaccagctcaAATTTCTCCCGGTTAGGATCACTTCAGTGTTGATTATTCAAGAGGTTTTCACTGGGAGCCGAATGATGTTTCCTCTTCTCAAAAACGAATAGActaaagcagtaaaaacactgaataaaacaatttgacgttaaaaatcagtgtttcttcgaTGCTATTTGGCATGTCGGAGACAGGCTGCTGGCACCTAGCAAGCTTACTGAAATGTCGCAGGAACAAATGGAGTGGATGTCTCTTGCCTGGTCAGGAATGATGGAGGAGGAAGTGaagatgaaacacacacatttcattcaTGACCTGGAAGGATTTATTCTGCTACTGCCAAGAAAAGGTAATCTGTACAGAACATCGTTCGTGTCTGGAACACAGTTAATCTACTCTACCtattcagccctggaggttgaaACAAGGGTGTTTTTTTCTTGGTTGTAGTTTCCTGCTAGCACCCCCAGAGGCTGGAGTGCACATTGCAGCCACAAAATGAAATATCAACATAGGTGATGACACATTATCAGTAAGAGTTCCTGCTCTCGAATACATTAGCAgatgaataaacatttattttggccTGTTTCTAGTCTCTggaaggtttttgttttgtaaaaggcTGCATGGAAGGAAATCAATCTAAAAAATGCTGGATGATATGAAAACAATCAGCAGTGTGTCGTTTATATTTACTGAGCTAAAACATGTAAAACCGTCTGCTCCTTTAATCAAGAGACTTAACAAAGTAAAACGAAGAGACATAACATGACAAATGGAAGACAATTAGAGAGTGGTCTTGTGTTTAACAACCCAAAATAAATTTGAGTCTTAAAAAGTCTCTAAATAGATCTTCACCTTTTTgacctttaaataaaaatgagtttTGGCAGAGCTGTAAAACCgtatttctttctgtttgtAAATCATAACTGCTCAGCATCTGGATTTATGTGTAACTAAAAAAAGCTTCTCCTGATGTTCCCAATGAAGACTTTCACTGATCTTTGTTTTCAAATTCTTTGTAGCAGAATAAGTTCATATTCAGCTCTGCACGTTTTCCTCACGTCCAGTTTAATCCCTGCAGGCTGCTGGGGTCCAGTTCTTAACCCCGGTTCAGTTCAAAATTCCCGTCCCGTCCTACTCAAAGCTCTCCAGGACCGCTTCGTGTCCCGTCTCCCGGAGAAAGCGCAGGAAGTCGTCCGGTCGCAGCCCCATGGTGGCAGCATTGGTCATGGGGTGGAAGTAGACCAGCTCGTGGCCTCCCTCCACCAGGTCCCGGTCCAGGACAAATTTAACACTCTGGTCCTTGTCGAAGAGCAGAGCGAGAGCCGTCGCACAGCCTTGACCCACCTGAGAGGAGATGGACAGAGGAAGTTAAGGAAGTTGAAATCAGAAACAAACTGCAAACCAGAACTGGGAAACCAGACCAGTTTGTAGTGGTAAATGAAATATAGGGACAACAGTTCTAATGGTGGCAGCAGCTGTCTGAAGTTTAAAATATGTGAAAATTAAACTATTAAACTATAGAAGACTGAACCTGCTCTACCAGCTGACCCTGGATACTGAGCGGTTGGAAaagaggtgatgatgatgatggtgatttcTCTCTGCCCCCACAGCACACCTCTTTGGTCTTTGTGATTTTTGTGTGTCCGGGTAAAAGCAAAAGAGAAGACTGAGAGAATTTGCAGAGGCTGAAGACTTTAACAGTTTGACATGCACGCCTCACCGTTCTTTATAAAAAGGTATGATTGGGGTGTTCGGGGACAGAGTTGTCATGGCCGTAATCCAGCAGTGGAGGTAGGAACAGTGCCAAAATGACgcctgtgtaaaagggacagtcAGCAGGACAGTCGGGATGGGTATGACGTTTTGGTTATGCgttatgtgtgtgacccaccTCTGGGAAATTTAAAGAGCAGatagtagcagttagcagctaactcaaagaagaagaacggCGACCAAAAATATCCGCAGATTGGGGAGACAGCAATGTCCAGGAGcagggacggtaaatgattgttgttgCCTTCTTATTGCATTCTTACTGTTTATAAAGAAGTGTTTCCCACATAATTAGAATATATGTGTGGTGGTAGCTGATGACTGGGAGTAGGGGCTGACTGTCTATCTGTCCTTGTGTATCTCTGTGTCTGCTCTCTGATTTCAGGGGGTCCATGAATGCAGCTCAGGCAGaactcttccttttttttcaccCTCAGCAGCAGTATGGGaggcaaacttttagacccagtgCAATGCAGGGTTGAGTTTCACTGTCACCATGCCTAACATCCTGCTGCTACGTCTCCTAATGAACAgcccagctccaaaaatagaaaaccaTAATGTGGCAGTAGATGTTTTAATAGTGGCGGGCcaccactaataaataaatgtgtgggaaacctgTCAAGCACTGCTGACATGTACGTCATATGTAACACTAGAGACTGACGCTGTtgtgaaaatgcaaaggcagcataaagaagggactttgtagcagccCTATATACAGAAATATTGACACTGCTGttcaattaaaatatatttttacttgTCTTATTTGACCCTGACGAGACTGTGAGCTGAATTCTTTAAATGTTTCTATGAACAAGGTGATTTAACCAGTTCTTACCTTGAGTTTCTCCAACATGGCCGCCTCGTCTGCGAATCGCAGGTTGCCGCTGCCGACGCCGAGCTTCTTGGCGAGGTCGTTGAGGTTCACCTGCAGAGGAACAGAGAGGATTATGGGATGCAGCAGAGAAACATGACAGTTCAGAGGTCAGGTGGGTGAAATCTTCATGTGACAGTGGATGTAAAGATGCGAGCTGACCTGGCGGTCGTGGCGAGCCGACACCAGCCACAGgcctttcttcttcttgtccttCAGGAAGAGGTTCTTGGAGATGGCTCCATTCACCTGCTGCAGGTGAGGCATCATCTCCTCCACCgtgaacacctgcagacaggaaggCGGGAAACAACTGTTCTTTAAGTGTGATGTTACACCTACAGCTTAAAATAACAACGATAGTACAGATGTTATAAAcaatttttgtacattttacgaccaaattaaatatttaataattatCATACATTTTGaggatgtttatttttaaataaagatttttattaAAAGCCTCACACCATGACATCACATAATAACTACATTAGCAAAGAGGATCAGAGGTGGAAACTGAAATCACACAGTCTTTTGATGCAGCACAGATAAACTGACACCTGTGTAGAAACCTTCAGTATGAGGCTGGATGATCACATGAAGGTGCACAGCCAACAAAAATGATCTGTTCGCGTCCCCTGCAGGTCACAGCAGGGTCTTGCAACAGAAACGTGTCAGACAGGTTTTGTAAAACCATCTGTACACTTGGATCTGACAATAATTTTATACTTCTCAGACTCTGAAATTCAAAACTGCACCAAAAGCCTCCTCTTTTATTACAGTGGAGGTTTCTATTTGATTCACCGCTAAAGCAGTATGTAGCTGCTGACAATCAATACAATGAAAGTtgaattaaaatgacaaaaatgcatttttaaaacaccTTAAAAAGGTGTTGAAGTTCTAAGTAATAAATGTCGTTTGCATTTCAGAATCAACTCGTCGCAGTTTTGTTTATAGGTGACATTTTAAGTTTGGAAACACTGTcataccagactccattcaaaaCCTTATCGctttttaatttgtcttttGCATTCTGCACAAATACATGACTGGAGGAACAAATGCTTAGGCAAATCTGCTTCGATTGATCTCACGGCAAATTCggcatgtaaacaaacagacaatTCAACAGTcaaatacataaaatgacaaCTATTTAACACGTCCACGTGTCCATTATCAATAATACTGtagtgaaaacacacaaatcacACAGCTAAAACTACACTATAATAAAAGTAATTCACAGATTGGATAACGCCGAATAGAAGTGTGAGTCCCAAAGTTTCATACAGTGTCTCAAAGCGTTTAAAGGTGTTTGTTGACAATTTGTAATAAGCAAAGAAACTTAAAATGTGTGGTTTTCTAATGGGATTCAACAGTGTTTCGTTCTCGATAGAAAGTAGTGTGGCATATCCCAGCATTGTATTCCTCTCCCAGCAACATTAACTTATATAATGAATGATATTTTGATTTAATAATCACAGCATAGCTGGTGATGTTTCTGATTTAAAAGTTTGGACTCTGTCAGCTCATTTATAAACAGGTATTTTCAGTTTTACCGGCGGATGCTCCACGCAGGTCGTCTCGATGTTTAGAGACTGCAGGTACTTCTCCAGCTCAGCGCGCAGGTCTTCTGACATCtttatgaaatgtgtttttaaacaaaTCAATGAGCACAAACCAGAAGTGGATGAACAGAATGTACAGAAACAGCTGCACAAAGAGGAAgacctcttcttcttctattaGTTTAATGGCGATTGGCAAACTAGCTTTCACTTGCATTACCGCTACCTACTGGACTGGAATGTGGAGCAGCAGATTAGCTGTGGAAATTATTCCTGTTACTCCTAAATAATTAGCCTACATACATTCCTTGGTGTCTTTCCAAGCAGATTCCCTAATAAAATACTGTGCTTTTCTTCAGTTAGTCCTGTCATTAACTCCCTGATATAAATTAAGGTTTGCTGCAGCACTTGCAGTAGTTTTAGGTTTTTCTGTTGTAAAATGActtcattttgtgtgtatgtttggttCTCTAGATCGTATACTTCCAGTGTATTTGCCTATGTGCCACACCCTCTGCAGCAAGACACCATAACTTTTAAGTGCTTTTATGATATTGCTGTCAGGGACCCTGAGTTTAATAAACGGCTGTTATGGAATTTGACCCACACTGACTGTGTTACAATATTTCTGAAGACTGTAAAGTTGTCTTTCCATGTCACTTAAGTCCCAACATTCCTGACAGGGTTTGTACATAAAGTCCTTTATGATAGTTTTGACCTCTGATTTACTTTGTGGTCCTTGCAGATCAATTAACTGTTGTTTAACCAACATGTCTACTTTCTCATTTCCTTCCACCCCTACATGAGCAGGAACCCAAAGGAAGGAGATAATCAATCCCCTGCAATGTAGTCTGAGCAGAACGTGATACACTTCACACATAATATCCTGTCTGCAGGATGAGTTTACAGATTTAATGCTCAAAAGTGCTGACAAGCTATCGGAGGCAATTATAGCACTGGGTTGTTTCCTTCCGCTCATTGTACTGTTGATAATATTCCAATTAATTCAGCTGTTTACACTGAGAGGTGGTTTTACATTCTCTTTTTAACTGGCACGAAGAATGCAGCACACACATGCCCAGTCTCTGGTTCTTTTGAACCATCTGCAGATATGCATATCTTGTGTTTGTGATGATCAATATATCTCTGCACTGTTGTCCACTGTGGTACTTTTTTAAGGCTTTTCTGTTCATTTCTGTTGCAGACTTGTATCTACTTATGGCATAATGAATCTCCACTGAGGTATATCTGATAATGGAAACAGTGGAGCTTAGTTTTATGCAACACAGACCTACATTTTGAGCCATGGCATTCCCTACACAACCAAAACTGTGAAAGTTGGACTCATTCTGCTCCCAACAATCTTGTAGAATGGCTTTTGTAGGTTGTGATCTATAGTGTGATTAACCTAATCTGTCAACATAAACTGGGCCCTCCTAATTCATAGAGGCATTTTCCACATTTCAGCTTGTAACGCAGATGttggtgatattttaaatgCTCTGGAGGTGGTTGAAAaaatccttgagcagattgggacctgggaaatttagaagccagatcaacaccttgagctttttgtcacgctcCACAGGACATTTCTAAACAATTTGTGTAGTGTGGCATGCTGCTTTTTACTGCTAAGTGAGGTTCTGGCAGGCTGTATACTAATGTAGCATAATGCTGCCCTCTGCAGGTGAGAGTTTGCTATTCACcctatatttttaaataaagtccAGAAGCAGGGAGAAATTTTAGGAACGTCTACCAATAAtaggcagaaaaaaaatgtctcagTTGGTTCTCACCTGGAACCAAACACCTGCAGGGTTTCCTTGAACTGAAGTGCGAacagtgatgacatcagtgggcGAAACTGGAAAGAGATTTTTCCAAGTTGGTTTAATAGATTTTTTGTGGTCATAGTGTAGGCTAAATAATATTAATAGATAATAAccaattaacaaaataaaaataaaatgagacagataagcCTGTACAGCCTGTTTTTATCTATCACACTGAACCCCAGAGACCATTTCTCAGTCTTTATGTGAGTTAATAATGTTGACACACGGTAAAGACTCACTGAAGGACATGTTGTCAGCGTCCCACTTTTACCTGAACAATGTATTATAGAGAATGGATGAAGCATTAATGCACCTCAATGACCCAGTTTGATACAGAACACAAGGTCAGCGTCGCAGCTGAACCCCTCGCTCTTTTAGCGAAATGAACGTTACAAAACACTGTGAGATTTGGGTCGTAGCTGCATCAAAGCATCAAACACTGCTGAGATCTCAGTCCCACTGATGCCAACACATCAGATTACAATAAAGATCAGGGGCGGACTCAGACTGTCTGAGGACCAGGGGCGGAGAAATAAAAAAGGGCACCAGCATGCAGTGGGATGGCACCAAAAGGTCATATATTGACGCTTAATCCTGGACTTTCAGCGTtgacatatgatgtgcaaggtaccctggtgtgtctgctgttgactttctgggacgctgtgtcaactttaGCCTGGTACATGctgtgtgtctttttaaaatacacttccgttttcacaggaaatgtacagttcgcatactctttcaaaataaacatactatGTTGGCACAACACCGGGAATCCAACTCATATACCCTGAATTTCACACAGAGCCCCTCAAAGTCTGCATCCTAAATTTAATTTTCTGCCctctaaccacacacacacacacacacacacacacacacacacacggtcaacCCTCCACCCTGCTGCTCCCTGCGTCAGCCGTCAATCAAGCAGAAATCCTGAGATTTCACACATCCCTCTTATCAGCGCTCTGTTAGAGGCTCCGATGTTATTTACGTTCCTTGTGAGCAGGAGGACAAACTGTTGGTCTGAGCCGCTGTGTTTGCTTTCTTATTTACAGAGTCAGGGCTGTGTATGAGCACCAAACTTATTTCTACACACAGAGCGGACATCTgcagcacaaaaaaataaaataaaacaagttagTGACAGGCAGTGCATACATGGGGATAGATGGAGACtggaaatataataatataataagttaTCAGTATGCAAACTAGTTGTTTCTACTCTTTGCTTTTACTATGGGGCGGTTATTAAGGGCACTCGTGTGCATATGTTTGAGTGCATGTATGTCTGTAGCTGATACAGACAGGTAAGAAAAAGGGCTGAGCAAATAACACTGAGAGGAAaattgaaaatataaataatgataaGAGTAATATATAAAACTACATATACATtgtaatgaataaaaaaaaatacaattaaattaaattaaattacatcaaattaaattaaatacaattaaattaaattaaatacaattaaattaaagtaaagtaaattgaattaaattacatcaattaaattaaattaaattaaattaaattacattgcattaaataaaaaaaaaaaaataaataaagagaaaaagagacagtggTGTTGGCACCAGTAGTCACCCTCCGAGGTCTTGTGGGGGTACGAGGGCTCAGACGGGCTGCACACAGACCCCAGGGAGGGCATTGGCCCTTGCAGATACCTCTGGCTCCTTGTAGAGATAAGAGATACTcactgaatatatatatatataatataataatactgGATTAGACTCACTGATTGCTCCTTCAAGTAGAAGTATGAAAGtatcagcatcaaaatatatttaaatcatcaaaagtaaaagtactcatacTCATACTCGCacattttaaatactttataCACTGCTGGATAGTTGaatctataataatacatctgtaaaataaactacagttttaaaataaagtaaaaagtatttgcatctgaGATGTAGAGGAGTAGAGGAAaggtaaagtacaagtacagtacttgagtaaatgtacttagtgaCTTTCCACCTCTGATTAACACGCTCCAGAAAACAGACAGTAGAAGTCTGTCCTGATTTTATATTTAGGTCAAGAGCTGATAAAGGAGGTTGAACAAAGATTATCTGCAGACTGGATTATAACTTACTTTTATTACTTCACTAAATATAATCAAACATTTTGACCTAAACGTTTGACCTAAAAGGACAAACTTTGTATTTTTGGATTCAGCACAGTTGAGGCTCTGAGAACACAGGAATGATGATGACATGAAATAACCTGTTAAGATGCTTCAGTTCATGTAAAGACATAAACACCCTCTGTGATaacacacacagggtttaaGTTATTATTGACCCAGTGATCCTCGATAATTATTGAACCACAGCAATGTTACTGGGCTGTAAGTATTGAGTTTGTCCACCTGGAGTCGACTCAGTGGTTCGATTGAAAAGGTtcaaacgaccactgaccaggaagaaagaaagcacgaggaagaagaaaatccggctcatcgattggccaggaccgaaaacggaaatccatcgTGGGTAGCCACAAGCAGCTGTGATATATAGTCCTCTGACCATATATATCAATAAgcgcctgcacctcctcactacgCCACGTCTGCCCACGAGACATTTTCCAAGTCTTTCTGTTTTTACCTCTGATTCCCCCGGCTCACGCTGTTGGCTTTGCTTTTtctctacccaaaatgcactgcgctttacttcctctctttggttcactt contains the following coding sequences:
- the prorsd1 gene encoding prolyl-tRNA synthetase associated domain-containing protein 1 — its product is MSEDLRAELEKYLQSLNIETTCVEHPPVFTVEEMMPHLQQVNGAISKNLFLKDKKKKGLWLVSARHDRQVNLNDLAKKLGVGSGNLRFADEAAMLEKLKVGQGCATALALLFDKDQSVKFVLDRDLVEGGHELVYFHPMTNAATMGLRPDDFLRFLRETGHEAVLESFE